The DNA window GCAAACCGAGCTGCCCGAGAGCTCGTGGTTTCTGGAAGCAGACGAAGAGATCCACGAGCTACCTGAGTCGCTGGGGGAACTCCGGTCTCTACAAGTGTTGACCATCGAATCCTGTCCTAGCCTGAGCAGCCTCCCCCAATCAATGGGTCAACTCACATCCCTCCAGAAGCTCGTAATAAGATCATGCAAAGCACTAAACCAGTTGCCCGATTGCCTCGGAGAACTCTGCTCTCTACGCGAACTCGCGATTACAGACTTGCCAGAGCTGAGTTGCCTTCCCCAATCCATCTGCCGCTTCACCACCTCTCTTCGATCAAGAGCTCCTGAGCTCGAAATCTCTGCATGTCCGGCCATCAAATCCTTGCCAGAGTGGATAAAGGGCCTCACCGATCTGGTGAGACGCTGTGAGGAAGGAACGGGGGAGGACTGGCATGGCACCTCATCTCCCACATCCCTGATGTCGTCATTGTTTAGACGGATGAACGGGGTGTGGCCGTGTGGGGGATTTAGCCAGCGACTGCATGCTACTGCTTAATCGGGTGAGTTTTCCTTGTGTAGTAGATTCATTCACTAGAGAGCCAATTTCctaattattatttttttattaaaatgtGGTTTGATTTCTTGAATACTTTGGACGAGGATGTAGTTTTGACATTTATTTATGGATTTGCTTATTATTGCATGGCAGGCCCACTGCGCCTGGGAGCTGGGAGTCCTTGGCTTCAAATGATATGAATTCTCTACGTGCCTGTATAGTGTAAAGCTTTGATCTTCATCGCATAGGAGTATGGAATTACAGAATCAAGAAGAACAAACCTTTGTGCTCTGTTGTTCAGTTAACACGATGGGCCTGCTGGTCGTCTCGTCAGTCACAGTTCTTGGCAGCCAAAAGTTCAGGTACCGCGCAGCTAGTGAGGTGTAACTTATATACATTGTGACTTGCGAGTGAGGCTCGATGATGAGTTTTTCTGCTGTGGCACTATCAGTGCGAATGTGATGGAAATATGCTGATGCAACCTACAAATGTTTGTTGCAACTTAGAACTTACTGTAGGAGCTAGCACACCAGATGTGTATGCGCGAGTAAGTATTGGGTGGGCTAATTTGAACCCTGATTTCAGTCTGGTTTGTCCGTGTCGGAACCGGAGCAAACTACTACGCCCAGGGACGTACTTGCGCCCGATGCCGTCCATTGATGATCCAGCGGCAGGAATCCGTTTCTGATCCAGCACAAGGAAACAAGCAGGAAGCCACACACGCCTTGGCCCATGTACACGATGTGGCCCAAGTAGCAGCGTGAAGCACTTCTGTTCGAGGAAAGGGGAAAAACAGAGGCGCTCCAGATTCATTCGCCGGCTCGCCGCCGACGCGCTTGAAGAAGATGGCCGCCGGCCGAGTGTTTCCGCTCGCCGTCTCCCTCGGCCAGGTGAGTAGGCCCCTGAGACAGCATCCTCCGCCGACATCGCTGGCTCTCTCGTCATCATTCCTATTCCTCGGCCCCGCGAAGGGGACGTGCTTCAAGATGGCCGTCGGCCGATTGCTGCTGGTCATCGTCTCCCTCGTCGTAGCTGTGCTGGCGCAGGTGAGCAGCCCCTGAGAAAGCGAGGGGCAACGGAGGAAGAGTGGCCGCTACTGCCAAGCCTGCAGCACCATGGAACGAGGGGCACCACACACCACTCGGGAGGAGAGCAACAACGGCAGGTTGAGAAGCCAAAAGTTTAGAGTAGCAGTAGACAGATAGTTGAGTCAATTGAAAATGTAAAATGATGTGAATTGAGATTATAGCTCTGTATTGGTTGTGATGATGGAATGTTTGTCTATTTGAGTGCTTGGACCTTGTCATTTTGAAACTTCAGTGCTGTTTTGATAATTGTGTCGATTGAGAACTCTGAATGCAAAAGAGTTTCAGATTTTATACCCAAATACTGTCAATGATGCTTGCAGAATGGCAACAGAAAGCTGAACATATATGGCAGGTCACTTCTATGTGGCAAATATATGACTGTCAATTCAGCTAGTGCAAATATATACATAACTAGAGTTTTTTCAGAGTAGCACATAACTAATATGTGCCAAAAGGAAGTTGTATATACATCTTCATGCCCCCAAATGACTAATATATGGCAGGTCACTTATATGCTGCAAACAAAAGCTGAACATATATATACATCTTCATGCCCCCAACTAACTGATATATGGCATACAGTCCTCCGTGCCCTCAAATATTACTCCCTCTTCATAACAGGAATATTTCACCAAAATCTAGTTAGAAGATCATCCGTCATTGGTCCCTGCATTAAATAAATTAGTGTTTTTAAAAAAGATTATCATCTCTAGATTTGTAAATTAATTTATATGAGCATATTACCGTCAACATTTGAGTGAAGCTAACTTGTGCTCGTGTTCCACCTTGTGCTTGGGCTTGTGCACCACCTGAATTAGAGGGTTCAGGAAACAATGAGACCAAAACAACTTGTCCTTCTGCTTGTGCACCACCTGAAGTTGAGGCTTGAGGAAATAATGGACAGATTGCACCACCACTACTTGCCTCTTGTGCATGTGCAACATCATTCTTAGTCTCTTCTCCAAACTGTGATGTAGCTTTGTTTTGTCTCTTTTTTCTAGCCTTGTGCTTCTTGTCAAGCCAAGTTCTCTTTCGTTTTGAACTTTTTGTTTGGACATCTTTTTTCTTTAGACTAGCATTGATCAACAAATCATTTGGTGGACTAGCATTTGTGGAATCTACACACAGATCCTCAAAAGTGCTTGTACTTGCATTGATTTTTTCTCCAATTTGCTTACCAAGGATATCAAGTGTGCTGTCCACTAGCGCGGTACATTCAGGAAAGTTGGCTGCTTGATGTGCCAAATTAAGAAATTTACGGGACATATATCTGAAGCGAAGTACAGCATCTATATTTAGATTTTCTATTATGTTTCTCCCTTGGTTGTCCTGTACATTTCCAGCCCGCGCTTCCCGTGTCCAACGCTTTAACACATATTGTGGTGGTAGTGACTTGATATTCATCAAATCAAGAACCTTAAGTGCATGACCACGTAATATTCCGATTCTATCAAATTGCTTGCAGCTGCATAAAACCGTTTGCTTCAAAGGATCACCGACAACTTTATACTCCTCCTCGTATATACAATGTCCTACTAGATATGCATTATTTTCATCCAATGCCTTGGTGCAAGCTGCCAAGGATCTTTCATATTCACCTTGAAAAGCTTCAAATATAATAGGTGTATACAACTTGCTAGCTTGCAACAATATAGGCGGTGGTCTCCTCATACCTAGTTTAGGCAACTTTTTCCTTGAATCAAATTCTGAATTTAGTTCATTGTTCCTTTTTCCTTGCACCACCCTTTCAAAATGCTTAAAGAACCGGATGATATCAAAATCagatttgaaatggattttcaagtCATTGTTCAAACTCTCACTCAATTGTGTACTTCTCATTCCTAACGTGAAGACATCCTTCATGTAACATTCAGCCCATTTTTCTTTCAACTTGTATATACTATCCAACCAAGTTTGCTTGCTCACCTTTTGCCTCATGAGGTCAAATTTTTGTTCAAATTCTGTCATGTCTTCATACTCAAACATGCAGGCACTAAAATATGATAGAATACTTATGCTTTCATTTTTCTCCATTTCcttctctgttttcttcttttgttttttcttcccctttttcttCTCTTCATCCTTATCTTCATGTAGATGTTTGATAGCATTTTGCATGATGTGGAAGGTGCATAATCCATGCCATGCTTCAGCGAACACTTCTGCAACTACCCTTCTCATTGTTGCATCCTGATCTGTGTAGCAAGTTTTTGGTTGTTGTCCATTATGAGCTTTTAGAAAGGTCTCAAAAAGCCACTTGAAGGATTCAAATGTCTCATCATACATGAGAGCAGCACCAAAAACTACAGTTTCTCTAAAGTGATTGAATCCAACAAATACACCAAAAGGTCTATTCTCCTTATTTGTTCCAAAAGTAGTGTCAAAACTAACAACATCACCAAAATGTGCATAATCCATTATCATTTTAGCATCAGCCCAGAATATGTTGGCTATTTGTTCTTCACAGTCCATTTGCAATGCATACTGGAACGATGGATTCTCAGCAATTTTATCTCGAAAATACTTAAGTATACTACATGCTTGTCCATATGCCATCTCTCTTTGGCGCTTGGTCCGCAATTAATTCTTGTGATCACGAAGGGTGTAGCTAAGATTAAGTGGACCACCAACTTGGCGAGTAGCCAACTCATGGGCAGCTTTTGGCCCAATGCCTGCAACATCTGCTGTTTCGATTTCAAAAGCTTGTAAATCTGAAATTTTCCTTTGTGACACCATTAAGTGTAAGGTTTCTGGCAGGTGTAGTGCATGATTATGTTCCAAAACAAGCTCAGACACTTTTAGATTTCCATTCTCTCAATCCATTTTCAGATTCACGTGGACTTGGCAATCGGTCCTAGTTTCGGCTCGAGGGCATTTTGTTAGATGATCTCTTTTGTCCGGCAATCGACGACCCTCATTTGCACAAACAAATTTGCATGATGTAACCTTGCCATTGGATGGTCTTTTGTTTGTATACCTTTTCCtgacatcaaaaccttgctgTCCACCATAGCTAAGCCAAAATGCCCAAGCTTCATTAGAACTTCCAAATTCCATGCCAAAGTGAGGTACCAAACCAGGTGGCATGTCtctagcaaaaaaaaaacataacatGAGTAGGGGACTTGTGCAATTGCAAAGAAAAATCTTTTACTAATTTCAGATCTCATGCCAAATAGAGTAAGCAAAGAGTAGCTGTACATGGGATTGAAATAACAAAATCCATTTCATGTTAAATAACAAGTAATATAGAATACAGAGAGGTGTGTTACTCACTTGTTTGGATCACGGTTCACTTGATTAGCTTCTTTTCTGGTGCCCTCTTCCTCCATCTCCATGGAACATAATACAAGAGCAGAGCAACTCGTCCCTCTAGCGTTTCAGAATTGGTCTCTCCGTCGATGCAATAATCTGGCAATCACTCCGGCACCTCCATCTGTAAAGTC is part of the Miscanthus floridulus cultivar M001 chromosome 9, ASM1932011v1, whole genome shotgun sequence genome and encodes:
- the LOC136479142 gene encoding protein FAR1-RELATED SEQUENCE 5-like, which encodes MAYGQACSILKYFRDKIAENPSFQYALQMDCEEQIANIFWADAKMIMDYAHFGDVVSFDTTFGTNKENRPFGVFVGFNHFRETVVFGAALMYDETFESFKWLFETFLKAHNGQQPKTCYTDQDATMRRVVAEVFAEAWHGLCTFHIMQNAIKHLHEDKDEEKKKGKKKQKKKTEKEMEKNESISILSYFSACMFEYEDMTEFEQKFDLMRQKVSKQTWLDSIYKLKEKWAECYMKDVFTLGMRSTQLSESLNNDLKIHFKSDFDIIRFFKHFERVVQGKRNNELNSEFDSRKKLPKLGMRRPPPILLQASKLYTPIIFEAFQGEYERSLAACTKALDENNAYLVGHCIYEEEYKVVGDPLKQTVLCSCKQFDRIGILRGHALKVLDLMNIKSLPPQYVLKRWTREARAGNVQDNQGRNIIENLNIDAVLRFRYMSRKFLNLAHQAANFPECTALVDSTLDILGKQIGEKINASTSTFEDLCVDSTNASPPNDLLINASLKKKDVQTKSSKRKRTWLDKKHKARKKRQNKATSQFGEETKNDVAHAQEVVHKPKHKVEHEHKLASLKC